The DNA region AGGGGAGAGACGGCGGTGTACCCGGCCGGACTGTCGAGCCGAGAGAGGAGGAGAAAAATCCCGAACGCGCCGCGCCGAACGCCTGCCGGTCAGGATTCGGCGTCGCCGAGCGTCGTCTTCGTCGACTCGCCGACGAACTCCGCGAAGTCCTCGCCGTCGGCCAGCGCCGTCTCCTTCTTCACCCGGTAGTTGCCGCCGTCGGTGACGTAGAGGTCGCCGGGGTGAAAGAAGTACCAGTCCTCGCGGTCGAATCGGACCGCGATGCGGGCTTTCGCGCCGAAGTTGCGGGCGAAGTAGATGAGCGCCTCGACCTCCTCGCCGGTGAGGTAGATGGGGTCGCCCGCGCTCGACTTCGCCTCGATGGCGTAGAACACGTCGCCGTTGCCGGCGAGCACGTCGGGGAGTTCGCGGGTCGTCGCGGCGCCGCTGGCGGGCGCGCGCATCACCGCGAACCCGGCCTCGTCGAGTCTGTTGACGAGTTCGCGCTCGCGACGGTCACCTTTCGCGTTAGACATGGTGTGTTCTGTGCGGAATCGCGGTAAAAAGGCTACGTCCGCCGCGTCAGGTCGGCGACGGGGTCGACGCCGCGTCCCGAGAGCACCGCGACGACGACGAAGGCGATTCCGAGGGCGAACCACGCGACGGCGAGCACCGAGACGCCGAGCGCGACGTTCGCGATGCTGGCGAGCATGAAGAGCGCGATTGGCAGGGAGTACTCCTCGTCTACGTCCATGCCCGGCGGTTCCCGAGGCTCACTATAGGCTTTCTGTCTCCCGGCGCGCGGGGCGTCGAACGTCCGTCGGCGTGCTG from Haloprofundus halobius includes:
- the hjc gene encoding Holliday junction resolvase Hjc, which codes for MSNAKGDRRERELVNRLDEAGFAVMRAPASGAATTRELPDVLAGNGDVFYAIEAKSSAGDPIYLTGEEVEALIYFARNFGAKARIAVRFDREDWYFFHPGDLYVTDGGNYRVKKETALADGEDFAEFVGESTKTTLGDAES